TGGAACATATTCCCATGAAACATTTGGTGGCTGCGGAATCAGGCGAAGAAAGCGTAGTAGTGCATCCGATGAAGGACTGGTACCTGCGCAGTGAATTCAAAACAGGTAAGGCAAGTGGCGGCCGCATTCAGTTTGTCTGGCTCTTCGGTATCATCGGGGCTTTTGTATTATTGCTGGCCTGTATCAATTTCATGAATCTCAGCACCGCCCGCTCTGAAAAAAGAGCCAGGGAAGTGGGCATCAGGAAAGCCATCGGCTCCATGCGGCAACAACTTATCAGGCAGTTCCTGACTGAATCTGTGCTGGTGGCGATCGTATCCGCCATCATCTCTATAATACTCGTTTACATCAGTATCGGCTGGTTCAATCAGCTGGCCGCAAAAGAAATAAACATCCTCTGGGACCAGCCACTGTTCTGGATCTCAATTGCAGGGTTCACCATCATTACCGGTCTGCTCGCTGGTAGTTATCCCGCATTCTATCTTTCTTCTTTCCAGCCCGTAAAAGTTTTGAAAGGCACATTCAGGTCAGGAAGGTTCGCGGCTATTCCCCGCAAAGTGCTGGTGGTGCTGCAATTCACTGTGAGTATTGTGCTGATCATCGGAACTATTGTGGTGCTTCGGCAGATCCAGCATGCACGCAACCGGCCTGTGGGCTTCGCACGTGAAGGACTGATCCAGATCTTCATCAATACACCTGAGCTTCGCGGCCATTATGATGTGCTGCGCGATGACCTGTTGAAAACCGGCGTGGTGGCCAATATGGGGCAATCATCTTCCCCTGTCACCAATCTCTGGGCATCACAGGTAGGTTTCCAGTGGCAGGGAATGGATCCCAATTCCGTTCCTGTTTTTGGCACTACTGCCGTTACACATGATTTCGGAAATACTGTTCAGTGGAATATCACCAAAGGAAGGGATTTCAGCAGGGAATTCGCATCCGACTCAAGCGGACTGGTACTGAATGAAGCTGCTGTGGAGCTCACCGGCTTCAAGGATCCGGTTGGTCAGATCATCAATTGGAATGGCGACAGGTACCATGTGATCGGCGTGGTGAAGAATATCATCATGACATCGCCTTATCAGCCTGTGCAGCCCGGCATCTTTTTGCTCAGCTATAACTGGAGCGAAGTGATCAATATCCGCATCAAACCCGAAACCAGCTTACCCACAGCGCTGGCATCCATAGAAAAAGTTTTCAGGAAACATGATCCTGCTTCTCCCTTCGAATACAAGTTTGCAGATGAGCTGTATGGTTCCAAATTCGCTGCCGAGGAAAGGATCGGTAAGCTCGGTGGATTCTTTGCAGCGCTGGCCATTTTCATCAGCTGCCTGGGAATATTCGGACTGGCTTCCTATGTAGCCGAGCAACGCGTGAAAGAGATCGGAGTACGCAAGGTTTTAGGAGCCTCCGTGTTAAGCATCTGGCAATTGTTATCGAAGGATTTTCTGCTGCTGGTATTCATCGCATTCCTGATTTCCACGCCGCTTGCTTATTTGTTCATGAAGAACTGGCTGCAAAGCTACCAGTACCGTACAGAGCTGAGCTGGTGGTTATTTGGCGTAGCCCTGGGCGGCGCATTGATCATCACTATTTCCACAGTAAGCTACCAGGCAATACGAGCGGCCCTGAGCAATCCCGTCAAAAGTCTGAGAAGCGAATAATACTAATTTTTAAAACACCCGCATATGTTCCGCAATTACCTGATCACAACCTTGAGGTCACTGCGCAGAAGCAGGGTCACCAGTATCATCAATATCACTGGCCTTTCACTCGGAATGGCAGTTGTGATGCTCATTGCACTCTGGGTTCTGGATGAACTTAATCACGATAAGGAACATTCGAACTTTGATACATTAGGACAGGTTTATGTAAATCAGCAGATCAGTGGCAACAAGAACGTGATGATGGCCAATGCCTATCCTTTCGCCAATGAGCTGCGTACAAAATTACCGCAGGACTTTAAGGCAGTTGCACTTGCTTCCTGGCATATGCAAAGCCTCTTTGCTGTTGGTGATAAAAAGCTCAACAGCGACGGCATGTGGGTTCAGGAAGATTTCCCTTCTATGATCACAGTGAATATGATCAGGGGTGATATCAATGCTTTGAAAGACCCTCATGCAGTGCTGATCAATGAAAGTCTCGCCAAAGCCCTGTTTGCTGATGAAGATGCATTGGGGAAACCTTTTCGGGTGGGGAAAGATTTTGAAGTGGCAGTTGCAGGTGTGTATAAGGATCTTCCCCGTAGCTCCAGTTTTTACAATGTAAATTTTTTAGGGAGCTGGAAAGGTTATGAGATCATGCAGCCATGGATCAAAAACAATTCGGATCGATGGGACAATCATTCTTTCCAACTTTTTGTGCAGCTCAACCAGCCCAATGCATACAATGCGATCAACAATAAGATCAGCACTTTACTGAATCCTTATTTCAAAAACCCAAACTGGAAAGAATCATTAATGATCCTGCCCATGAAGGATTGGTATCTGCGAGGTGAATTCAAAAATGGTGAAAGAGCTGGCGGCAGGATCAGATTTGTTTGGCTCTTCGGCGCCATTGGGGTTTTTGTTTTGTTACTCGCCTGCATCAATTTCATGAACCTTGCAACAGCCAGATCAGAAAAGCGATCCAAAGAGGTAGGCATCCGCAAAACACTCGGCTCACAGAAAAAAGAACTGATATTTCAATTCCTGGGTGAAAGCCTTGCAGTGGCGCTGATCAGTTTGGTGATGGCTTTGATACTGGTATCCCTGGTTATGCCCTGGTTCAATGAAATTGCGGCCAAAGACATGCACATCCCCTGGAACAAGCCACTGTTCTGGAGCTGCGTATTGGGTTTTACTGCCTTCACCGGTTTGCTCGCAGGCAGCTACCCTGCATTTTATCTTTCTGCATTCAATCCCATAAGAGTTTTTCGTGGTTCATTCAAAGCAGGAAGATTTGCTGCTTTACCAAGAAAAGTATTGGTTGTGCTGCAATTCACCGTCAGTATTACACTCATCATCGGAACCATTGTAGTAAAAAGACAAATTGATCATGCCAGGAACAGACCTACTGGTTTCGATAATCAGCGAATGGTGCAGATCAATATGAATACGGATGAGTTGAGAAAACATTATGATGTGATTCGCCAGGAATTGCGCCAGACGGGATTTGCAGCCGATATGGCAACCGCTTCCTCTCCCATCACCAGTTTATACAGCACACAGAGTGGTTATAACTGGCAAGGTAAGGACCCGGATTTTATTGCTGATTTCGGCACTATCGGCATCACACACGATTATGGGAAAACAGTAAAATGGGAAATTTTACAGGGCAGGGATTTTTCAAGAAGCTTCCAAGACAGTGCATCCATGATCGTGAATGAATCCGCGTTGAAAATCCTGCAATTTAAAACCCCTCTCGGAGCAACCATAAAATGGGGGGAACGCAATTATGAGGTGGTGGGTGTTGTAAAAGATATTGTGATGACCTCTCCCTATAATCCTGTTGAGCCAACCATCTATATACTCAGTTATGATTGGGCCAACAGCATGCTCGTTCGCCTGGGAGACAATAAGAGTATTCCCGATGCTATTGCCGGAATGGAACCCATTTTCAAAAAACACAACCCTTCTGCGCCTTTTCAGTACAGGTTTGTGGATGAAGTACATGGGAAGAAATTTGCTTCGGAAGAAAGAGTTGGCAAGCTCTCCGGCATCTTTGCCATGCTGGCTATCCTTATCAGTTGTCTCGGCATTTTCGGCCTTGCAACATTTGTTGCGGAACAGCGTCTTAGAGAAGTGAGCATTCGTAAGATCCTGGGCGCTTCTGTTTATAGCATCTGGCAATTATTGTCGAAAGATTTCTGTTTGCTGATACTGCTCTCATTTGCGCTGGCAGCGCCACTGGCCTGGCATTTCATGAATATCTGGTTACAGGATTATGAATACCGTACAACACAGCCCTGGTGGATCTTTGCGATAGCTTTTGGCGTAGCATTATTCCTCACGATCGTTACAGTGAGCACACAAGCTGTCAAAGCTGCGCTCGGTAATACAGTGAAGGCGCTCAAACGCGACTAGAATACTAACGATCATAAATACCTGACATCCTAAACAAAGTATATGCTGAAGAACTATTTTATTGTAGCCATCCGTAACCTGAAACGGAACAAGGTGTTCAGCGTCATCAATATCGTAGGGCTTGCCCTGGGACTCACCTGCAGCCTGCTGATCATGTTGTGGGTATTGGATGAGCGGAGCATGGACCAGTTCCATGTGAACAAGGACCGCTTGTTCTCTGTATACGAAAGACAGTTCTTCGACAATAAAGTGCAGGGAGGTTTTGGCACGCCCGGACCACTGGCCCGTGAGCTGAAACAGATCCTTCCGGAAGTGGAACACAGCGCCTCCATCGGTTGGGAAGACCAGACAACTTTTCAACTGGGCGATAAGATCCTGCAAATGACCGGCAGTTATTCAGACAGTGATTTCTTCAAGATGTACAGTTTTCCATTACTGGAAGGCACTGCACAATCTGCGTTGGCAGATCCCCTGAGCCTCGCTATTTCCCGGAAGATGGCCACAGCCTTCTTCGGCAGTACGCAGGCCGCGATCGGCAAAACACTGCGCGCAGACGACAGGCGCGATTTCAAGATCACTGCCGTGTATGAAGACATGCCAAAGAACAGCACCGCACACTGGGACTATATCATCAACTGGAACTACCTGATGGAAACAGCGGACTGGATCAAACAATGGGATAACAATGGTCCCAGAACAACCCTGCTGTTGCACAAAAATGCCGATCCCGCCAAAGTGGAAGCGAAGATCAAAAATTATATGGATCAGCACCTGGACAAAAACGGGGGCTGGCGCATCGAGCTATACATGATGAAATTCTCCGACCGGTACCTGTATGGCAATATGAAGGATGGTGTACTCAGTGG
This portion of the Pseudobacter ginsenosidimutans genome encodes:
- a CDS encoding ABC transporter permease, which produces MLINSLKIAWRNLMKSKSFSLINILGLSTGMAVVILIGLWIHDELSYDQYHKNYSAIGQMMTIQKRDGKYNAHTYIAAPLAQALRTEYPDDFKAVALTSPKSNWLLGYGDKKFNRDGMWVEPEFPEMMGLKMIKGNYAGLKDPSSIFLSQSMSSALFGNDDPINKTIRVNNTQDVKVAGIYEDLPHNTSLNGAAYFGTWSTFEALNGIARDADDAWGMHSFLCFVQLNAADNFEQVTKKVEHIPMKHLVAAESGEESVVVHPMKDWYLRSEFKTGKASGGRIQFVWLFGIIGAFVLLLACINFMNLSTARSEKRAREVGIRKAIGSMRQQLIRQFLTESVLVAIVSAIISIILVYISIGWFNQLAAKEINILWDQPLFWISIAGFTIITGLLAGSYPAFYLSSFQPVKVLKGTFRSGRFAAIPRKVLVVLQFTVSIVLIIGTIVVLRQIQHARNRPVGFAREGLIQIFINTPELRGHYDVLRDDLLKTGVVANMGQSSSPVTNLWASQVGFQWQGMDPNSVPVFGTTAVTHDFGNTVQWNITKGRDFSREFASDSSGLVLNEAAVELTGFKDPVGQIINWNGDRYHVIGVVKNIIMTSPYQPVQPGIFLLSYNWSEVINIRIKPETSLPTALASIEKVFRKHDPASPFEYKFADELYGSKFAAEERIGKLGGFFAALAIFISCLGIFGLASYVAEQRVKEIGVRKVLGASVLSIWQLLSKDFLLLVFIAFLISTPLAYLFMKNWLQSYQYRTELSWWLFGVALGGALIITISTVSYQAIRAALSNPVKSLRSE
- a CDS encoding ABC transporter permease — its product is MFRNYLITTLRSLRRSRVTSIINITGLSLGMAVVMLIALWVLDELNHDKEHSNFDTLGQVYVNQQISGNKNVMMANAYPFANELRTKLPQDFKAVALASWHMQSLFAVGDKKLNSDGMWVQEDFPSMITVNMIRGDINALKDPHAVLINESLAKALFADEDALGKPFRVGKDFEVAVAGVYKDLPRSSSFYNVNFLGSWKGYEIMQPWIKNNSDRWDNHSFQLFVQLNQPNAYNAINNKISTLLNPYFKNPNWKESLMILPMKDWYLRGEFKNGERAGGRIRFVWLFGAIGVFVLLLACINFMNLATARSEKRSKEVGIRKTLGSQKKELIFQFLGESLAVALISLVMALILVSLVMPWFNEIAAKDMHIPWNKPLFWSCVLGFTAFTGLLAGSYPAFYLSAFNPIRVFRGSFKAGRFAALPRKVLVVLQFTVSITLIIGTIVVKRQIDHARNRPTGFDNQRMVQINMNTDELRKHYDVIRQELRQTGFAADMATASSPITSLYSTQSGYNWQGKDPDFIADFGTIGITHDYGKTVKWEILQGRDFSRSFQDSASMIVNESALKILQFKTPLGATIKWGERNYEVVGVVKDIVMTSPYNPVEPTIYILSYDWANSMLVRLGDNKSIPDAIAGMEPIFKKHNPSAPFQYRFVDEVHGKKFASEERVGKLSGIFAMLAILISCLGIFGLATFVAEQRLREVSIRKILGASVYSIWQLLSKDFCLLILLSFALAAPLAWHFMNIWLQDYEYRTTQPWWIFAIAFGVALFLTIVTVSTQAVKAALGNTVKALKRD